A region from the Arachis ipaensis cultivar K30076 chromosome B01, Araip1.1, whole genome shotgun sequence genome encodes:
- the LOC107616694 gene encoding ATP sulfurylase 2-like, which yields MSLTIKLHLTSQLNNLGHKSKHNLAKSIYNINPLITIKKCKVKQRIKCNNSNKNMIKSSLIEPDGGTLVDLIVPESQRDSKMAEVESMAKVNLTRIDMEWVHVISEGWASPLRGFMRESEYLQSLHFNCLRMEDGSVVNMSLPIVLAIDDETKGRIGSSLHVALVGPLGDCVAILRSIEIYKHNKEERIARTWGTTAPGLPYVDEVITPSGDWLIGGDLEVLKPIKYSDGLDNYRLSPKQLRKEFESRNADAVFAFQLRNPVHNGHALLMNDIRKRLLEMGYKNPILLLHPLGGFTKADDVPLDVRMEQHSKVLEDGVLDPETTIVAIFPSPMHYAGPTEVQWHAKARINAGANFYIVGRDPAGMAHPTEKRDLYDPDHGKKVLTMAPGLHKLNILPFKVAAYDNRENKMAFFDPTRAKDFLFISGTKMRAYAKNGENPPNGFMCPSGWKVLVEYYQSSQAEEASQ from the exons ATGTCTCTAACAATCAAATTACATCTAACATCCCAACTCAACAACCTCGGACACAAGAGCAAACACAATCTTGCCAAATCTATTTACAACATTAACCCATTGATCACTATCAAGAAGTGCAAGGTGAAGCAAAGAATAAAGTGCAATAATAGTAATAAGAATATGATAAAGAGCTCATTGATAGAGCCTGATGGAGGTACATTGGTGGATCTGATAGTGCCGGAGAGCCAAAGAGATTCGAAGATGGCGGAGGTAGAGTCGATGGCGAAGGTGAATCTCACGAGAATTGACATGGAGTGGGTGCATGTGATAAGTGAAGGGTGGGCTAGCCCATTGAGAGGGTTCATGAGGGAGAGTGAGTACCTTCAGAGTTTGCATTTTAATTGTTTGAGAATGGAAGATGGCTCTGTTGTGAATATGTCCCTTCCGATTGTGTTGGCAATTGACGATGAAACAAAAGGGAGAATTGGCTCATCTTTGCATGTTGCTTTGGTTGGGCCTCTTGGAGATTGTGTTGCTATTCTTCGAAG TATTGAAATATACAAGCAtaacaaagaagaaagaattgCCAGAACATGGGGAACAACTGCTCCAGGATTGCCTTATGTTGATGAAGTGATTACTCCATCAGGGGATTGGTTAATTGGAGGAGATTTGGAAGTTCTAAAACCAATCAAATATAGTGATGGACTTGATAACTATAGACTCTCCCCTAAACAACTTCGGAAAGAATTTGAATCGCGTAATGCTGATGCAGTTTTTGCATTCCAGTTAAGAAACCCAGTGCATAATGGTCATGCTTTGTTGATGAATGATATTCGGAAGCGCCTATTGGAAATGGGATACAAGAATCCAATTTTGTTGCTTCATCCTCTTGGAGGTTTCACAAAGGCTGATGATGTACCCTTGGATGTTAGGATGGAACAACATAGCAAG GTCTTAGAAGATGGTGTTCTTGATCCTGAGACTACCATAGTGGCCATATTTCCATCACCGATGCATTATGCAGGACCAACGGAAGTGCAGTGGCATGCCAAGGCACGAATAAATGCCGGTGCCAACTTCTATATTGTTGGTCGGGATCCTGCCGGCATGGCTCATCCAACTGAGAAAAGGGATCTCTATGATCCTGATCATGGCAAAAAGGTTCTCACCATGGCTCCTGGCCTTCACAAGCTTAACATTTTGCCTTTCAAG GTGGCAGCTTATGATAATAGGGAAAATAAGATGGCATTTTTTGATCCCACCCGTGCTAAGGATTTCCTTTTTATATCCGGAACCAAG